Within the Devosia lucknowensis genome, the region GGTGGCATTTCGACTGCAGACCTACAGCATCAGTCTTGGAACTGTCGCCGATGCCTACGCCCGTCGTCTGCTCGATTTGCCACCGATGCGCGAGTGGTATGAAGCCGCGATCGCCGAAACATGGCGCGAGCCCGACCACGAGGCCGAAGTTCTGGCTGCCGGCACGATCATCGAAGACCTGAGACGCACAACCTGACGGATCGCTCCATGACCAGCTACGCCTCCCCTTCCGCCGGCCTTCCCCCGCAAATGCAGCTCCATACCGGACGGGCCGTGTTCACCGAGGCCTACGCCGTTATTCCGCATGGCGTCATGCGCGATATCGTCACCTCCTACCTGCCCCATTGGCGCAATAGCATCGTTTGGACCATCGCTCGTCCGTTGAGCGGCTTTGCCGAGACATTTTCGCAATACATCGTCGAAGTCGCGCCCGGGGGTGGCAGCGAGCGGCCGGAGATGAACCCGGAGGCGGAAGGCGTTCTCTTCGTCGTTGCAGGGCAGGTCCACCTTACAGTGGATGGGCAGGCGCACGAACTCAGCGAAGGCGGTTACGCCTTCTTGCCGCCAGCTGCCAGGTGGACGCTGAACAATAGCAGCGCCGCTCCTGCGCGTTTCCATTGGGTCCGCAAGCGCTACGAGCGCGTCGACGGCATCGATGTTCCGCCGGCATTCGTGACCAACGAGCAGGATATCGCCATCCGCTGGATGCCCGGGACCCGCGACACCTGGGGCACGACGCGCTTCGTCGAGCCGAGCGATCTGCGCCACGACATGCACGTCAACATCGTCACGCTCGAACCCGGCGCGGTCATTCCCTTCGAGGAAACCCATGTGATGGAGCACGGCCTCTACGTCCTCGAGGGCAAGGCCGTCTATCGGCTCAACCGTGACTGGGTCGAAGTCGAGGCGGGCGACTTCATGTGGTTGCGCGCCTTTTGCCCCCAGGCTTGCTACGCCGGTCCGGAACGCTTCCGCTACCTGCTCTACAAGGATGTCAACCGCCACGCCAAGTTGCCGTTCTGACGATGACCGAGACAAGGACCATCGTCATCGAGCCATTGACGGCCGCAGCCTTCGCCCCGTTCGGACAAGTCATCGAGCGGAGCGGTGCGCACCATTATCCCATCAATGCAGGGATGACGGAGCGTTACCATGATCTCGCCCGGATCGAACTCGGCGGCGTCCACCCGCGCCCGCTCATCTCCATTTTCGAGGGCAAGCCATACAGTCTCCCGCTCTCATTGCGGCTCGTGGAGCGTCACCCGCTTGGCAGCCAGGCATTCTACCCTTTGTCGGACGCCCCCTGGCTGGTCATCGTTGCCGAAGACGATGCCGGTTTGCCTGTTCGGCTCCGCGCCTTCCACCCATCTGCCGGTCAGGGCATCAATATCGCCATGAATACCTGGCATGGCGTCCTCACGCCGATCGATCGTGCGAGCACCTACCTGGTGGTCGACCGCGGCGGCGATGGAAACAATCTGGAAGAACATCACTTCGACCGGCC harbors:
- a CDS encoding bifunctional allantoicase/(S)-ureidoglycine aminohydrolase; translation: MTSYASPSAGLPPQMQLHTGRAVFTEAYAVIPHGVMRDIVTSYLPHWRNSIVWTIARPLSGFAETFSQYIVEVAPGGGSERPEMNPEAEGVLFVVAGQVHLTVDGQAHELSEGGYAFLPPAARWTLNNSSAAPARFHWVRKRYERVDGIDVPPAFVTNEQDIAIRWMPGTRDTWGTTRFVEPSDLRHDMHVNIVTLEPGAVIPFEETHVMEHGLYVLEGKAVYRLNRDWVEVEAGDFMWLRAFCPQACYAGPERFRYLLYKDVNRHAKLPF
- a CDS encoding ureidoglycolate lyase, whose protein sequence is MTETRTIVIEPLTAAAFAPFGQVIERSGAHHYPINAGMTERYHDLARIELGGVHPRPLISIFEGKPYSLPLSLRLVERHPLGSQAFYPLSDAPWLVIVAEDDAGLPVRLRAFHPSAGQGINIAMNTWHGVLTPIDRASTYLVVDRGGDGNNLEEHHFDRPWTISASTAGP